The genomic region ATCCGTACGCCCTCCTCGGCGAGGTGTTCGCTGACCAGGCGGTGGCCGCGGGCCGAGGCGCGGGCCAACAGCCAGCTGGGCAGGGTCCGGAGGCGGCTGAGCGGGGCGGGGGATGCGTGCATGGCGACAGTCTAGGCAAATTCGTTGGGGTTCCCCATGGATTCGATTATCGTTGGGGATCCCAATGGATTGCGGCCGGAAGCCGGAAGCCGGGAGAGGGAGGCGCGCATGCGCAGGATCAGGTTCCAGCCGTGGGACACCGCCGAGCCGTTCGTGATCGACGAGGTGCCCGTGCCGGTCCCGGGTCCCGGGCAACTGCTCGTACACACCGAGGTCGTGGGGGTGGGGATCGGTCTCGTCAGGATGCTGCGCGGCCGTACCGCGCCGGAAGCCGGACCGGGCGGCGAGATGGTCGGGCGGGTCGCCGCGCTGGGCGTGGGTGTGGCGGGGTTCGAGGTCGGGGACCGCGTGGGCGGGGTGGTGTTCGAGGACGTCTACGCCCGGTCGGTGCTCGCCGCCCCTGCGTTGGTCACTCGTGTACCGCCGGAGGTGACCGCCCCGGACGCGCTTGCGCTGGTACGCGGCGGCCTGGTCGCGCTCGGCGCACTTCGTGCCGGACGCTTCGAGCGGGGCGAGTCGGTCCTGGTCACCGCGGCGGCCAGTGGGAGCGGGCATCTGGCCGTGCAACTGGCCAGGGCGCTGGGTGCGGGTCGGGTCGTCGCGGCGGTCGGGTCGCCGGAGAAGGCCGGCTTCGTGCGCGGGTGCGGCGCCGACGAGGTGGTGACGTACGGGCAGGAGTCCTGGGGCGACCCGGTGGACGTGGTCCTGGACGGCGTCGGCGGCGCGTTGGTGCAGCGGGGAGTGGACGCTCTCGCGCCGCACGGCAGGCTCGTGGCGTTCAGTGCGGGCGGCGGCGCCGTGGACGCCGGAAGCCTGCTCGGCGACCTCAAGTCGGTGACCGGGTTCTCCGTCGGACGGATCAGCCGCGACCGGCCCGAACGGATCGCCCGGCTGCGGGCAGAGCTGTGGGACCTGCACGCCGCGGGCCGCCTGCACCCGGCGCACACGGCGCTGCCGCTCGACCGGATCGCGGAGGCCGTCGAGTTGGTCGAGGCGCGCGGCAACCTCGGCCGGGTCCTGCTGCGCACGGGCTGACCGCCCGGCAGGTTCCGGTCATGACGATTCATGACGATTCATGACGATGGGCCGTCGCTCCCGAGCGGGGGGAACGGTGGCCCATCGGCCATGACTTGCCACTGAACGGTCATCTCGGACGAATCGGGGAAATGCCTCGGACAGGTCGGAGAGCCGTCGGGTGGATCGGGGCACCCGTCCGGTGACGGATCGGAGAACCGCCCAGGGGGGACCGGAGGGCAGCCCCGTGTGGATCAGAGAACGCGGACCGCGCCGGTCGGCTGGTCGTAGCTCAGGGGGCGCTCGACCACACCGGAGCTCGGGTTCTGCGCGCCGACGAACTGGCCGCCGCCGACGTAGATGGCCACGTGGTACGCGCTGCCCGCGCTGCCCCAGTAAAGGATGTCGCCGGGCTGGAGGTTGCTCAGCGAGACCTGGGTGCCCGCGGTCGACTGGCCCTGCGAGACGCGCGGCAGGTCGACGCCGATGTTCTTGTACGCGGCCTGGACCAGGCCGGAGCAGTCCCAGGAGCTGGAACCGGTGCCGCCCATGACGTACGCGTCGCCGATGTGGGACTTCACGAAGCTCACGATGGACGCGGCGGAGCCGGTGGCCTGCGAGGAGCTGGAGGAGCTGCTGCCGCCGGTGTTGCTGACGCTGGACGCGGGGACGGCGTTGAGCGTCGTACGGGCGGAGGAGCGCGACGCGCGCTGCAGGGCAGCCGCCTCGGCCTTCTTCTTGGCTTCGGCCTCGGCCTTGGCCTTCGCCTCGGCCTTCTTCTTGGCCTCGGCCTTGTGGACGGCGTCCGTCTTGGCCTTCTTGGCGGCCTTGGCGGCGTCCTGGGCCGCGGTGTCCTGCTGGGCCTGCTGCTGCAGGTCGGTGGCGGCCTGCTCGGTGGCTTCGGCGACCTGTGCGGCGCTGAGGGTGGGCATCTGGATGGTGGTCTCGGTCACCGGCTCGGCAGCGTTTGCCGAACCGGCGGCGCCTGCCACTGCGATGGTGCTGAGAACGCCACCGGCAACTCCGGCGCGGAGCACGTTCTTGGCTGTGCT from Streptomyces sp. NBC_01267 harbors:
- a CDS encoding quinone oxidoreductase family protein, producing the protein MRRIRFQPWDTAEPFVIDEVPVPVPGPGQLLVHTEVVGVGIGLVRMLRGRTAPEAGPGGEMVGRVAALGVGVAGFEVGDRVGGVVFEDVYARSVLAAPALVTRVPPEVTAPDALALVRGGLVALGALRAGRFERGESVLVTAAASGSGHLAVQLARALGAGRVVAAVGSPEKAGFVRGCGADEVVTYGQESWGDPVDVVLDGVGGALVQRGVDALAPHGRLVAFSAGGGAVDAGSLLGDLKSVTGFSVGRISRDRPERIARLRAELWDLHAAGRLHPAHTALPLDRIAEAVELVEARGNLGRVLLRTG
- a CDS encoding C40 family peptidase — encoded protein: MSHTAHIPSHRKPRLSTAKNVLRAGVAGGVLSTIAVAGAAGSANAAEPVTETTIQMPTLSAAQVAEATEQAATDLQQQAQQDTAAQDAAKAAKKAKTDAVHKAEAKKKAEAKAKAEAEAKKKAEAAALQRASRSSARTTLNAVPASSVSNTGGSSSSSSSQATGSAASIVSFVKSHIGDAYVMGGTGSSSWDCSGLVQAAYKNIGVDLPRVSQGQSTAGTQVSLSNLQPGDILYWGSAGSAYHVAIYVGGGQFVGAQNPSSGVVERPLSYDQPTGAVRVL